A single genomic interval of Oreochromis aureus strain Israel breed Guangdong linkage group 12, ZZ_aureus, whole genome shotgun sequence harbors:
- the dph7 gene encoding diphthine methyltransferase, whose product MAWKSKTRSLQVFDTELSADAVEWCPVSPNHSILACGTYQLQKGGGEENATPSRIGRVYLFEFRHEGPMCPPLTELQRMDTAAILDLKWCHVPMSDRAVLGMATATGELQLYTLSRSQEGSHSLQSLSSLEVGAERLALSLDWSTGRLDSSDVRIVCSDSAGCTSVLSLAEGALTTLSQWKAHDFEAWISAFSYWDTQLVYSGGDDCKLKGWDLRIGPSSPTFISKRHSMGVCSIHSNPHREHILATGSYDEQVLLWDGRNMRQPLSETPLGGGVWRLKWHPSHQHLLLAACMHNDFHILHCQQALEGSAGACPIVTSYILHSSLAYGADWSRLSLEDHTPCSPPATEPKESPAESRGHLRIQYESPTASFDTSLEDDAGRYIPEGTAAPQTSPALVPTLNPDEDAPSLSCLLASCSFYDHMLHVWRWDWTPEQAVQESQQC is encoded by the exons ATGGCTTGGAAGTCGAAGACCCGCAGTCTACAGGTGTTCGACACGGAGCTGAGCGCTGACGCGGTGGAGTGGTGTCCTGTTTCACCCAACCACAGCATCCTGGCCTGCGGCACGTATCAGCTACAGAAAGGG GGAGGAGAAGAAAATGCCACCCCGAGCAGGATCGGTCGTGTCTACCTTTTTGAATTTCGGCACGAGGGACCGATGTGCCCCCCTCTCACCGAGCTGCAGCGCATGGACACAGCAGCCATTTTAGATTTGAAATG GTGCCACGTGCCTATGTCAGACAGAGCAGTGCTGGGGATGGCAACAGCTACCGGGGAGCTGCAGCTGTACACACTGTCTCGGAGTCAG GAGGGCAGCCACAGTCTGCAGTCTCTCAGTAGTTTGGAGGTTGGAGCAGAGCGGCTGGCTCTGTCATTAGACTGGTCCactggaaggctggacag CAGTGACGTGCGGATTGTGTGCAGTGACTCTGCAGGCTGCACCAGTGTGCTCTCTCTGGCTGAAGGTGCTTTAACAACCCTGTCTCAGTGGAAAGCCCATGACTTTGAGGCCTGGATCTCTGCCTTCTCTTACTGGGACACACAGCTCGTGTACTCCG GTGGTGACGACTGCAAACTGAAAGGTTGGGATTTAAGGATCGGTCCCTCCAGCCCCACTTTCATAAGTAAAAG GCACTCGATGGGTGTGTGCAGTATTCACAGCAACCCTCATCGGGAGCACATTCTGGCTACAGGCAG CTACGATGAGCAGGTTTTGCTGTGGGATGGCCGAAACATGCGGCAGCCCCTCAGTGAGACTCCATTGGGTGGTGGAGTGTGGAGACTGAAGTGGCATCCCAGTCATCAGCACCTACTGCTGGCAGCCTGCATGCATAATGACTTCCACATCCTTCACTGTCAGCAGGCTCTAG aGGGCAGTGCAGGAGCATGCCCCATCGTAACCTCATACATCCTCCACAGTTCCTTGGCATACGGAGCAGACTGGTCCAGGCTGTCCCTGGAGGACCATACTCCCTGTTCCCCGCCTGCCACAGAACCAAAGGAAAGCCCCGCAGAGAGCCGAGGACACTTAAGGATTCAGTATGAATCTCCCACTGCCAGCTTTGACACTTCCCTGGAGGACGATGCTGGTCGATATATCCCAGAGGGAACTGCAGCACCTCAGACCTCCCCTGCTCTGGTTCCCACCCTCAACCCCGATGAAGATGCACCCTCACTGTCCTGCCTGCTGGCGAGCTGCTCATTCTATGACCACATGCTCCACGTGTGGCGCTGGGACTGGACGCCAGAACAGGCTGTACAGGAGTCACAGCAATGTTGA